The Acidobacteriota bacterium genomic sequence GGACGACAAGCGCCGATGCGTCAAGATTGCCCTTACCGATGCATCCGCTAGGGTCCAACTGGGAGAATCTCCCAGTTCTCCCGAACCCCCCAAGCGCATCGGCGCAGACGGCAAGCGCCGTTGCGTCAAGATCGCGCTGGACGAATCCCCCGATTGGAGCGACCGGAGGATTGCGGAGGCGTGCGGGGTGTCGGACCGTTTCGTTAACAAGATCGGCCCTGAACTGCGAACGATTCGCAGTTCATCCGAACCCCCCAAGCGAATCGGCGCAGACGGCAAAGCCCGATCAATGCCGACTCCGCGCGAAAGCCGGGGATGGACCGCGCCGGAGGTGGCGCAATAGGTAATCGGCTTTATGGCATAAAGTGAAAAAAGGGGTTGACATATGGACACCTGTCTATATAATCGACTGCATGAAACACCTAAACATTCCACTTCCCGACGACTTCCACAAAAGGCTAAAGCGGCACTGTCTCGAAACGGATCGGAATATGGCCGATCTCGTAAGGGAACTTTTGCAGAGGTTTTTGGAGAAGGCGGAAAAGGAACTGAAGAAATAACCGCACGGAGCGGGCCCGCCAGGTGTTACGAGCACCGGACGGACCCTGACCGCGCATTGCATGGAGGTGCAACGCATGGCTAGTTTGAATTCTATCAGCGACACAACCCCTTCACCAACCAAAACGCCAGCCGAAATTATCACCCGGGCGGAGCGCGACCTGGCCGCTTCGGTCGCCATGCTGGCGGCACTGAAAACCTACCTTGTGGCGGTTGACGAATCGTCCGGCTCCCAGTTTATCGACCTGCACGATTTCGTCTGCGGCATGGAAACCCTGTTCGACGTCGCGACGGAGACCGTCGACCGGGCACGGGAGAGCGTCAAGGCGCTTGTGGCGGTTCCCCTTGGGGTCGTGGTGCCGATGCCGGAAGGGGGTGACGAATGATTATCAACATTTCCCCTTCATGGATTCTCACCGACGAACACCCGGCTTGCAGCTATGGACAGCCGGTTCTGCTTCACAAGACCGACCAGGACCCCTTCGGGCCCGGGGACATTGTCCGATGCTATCCCGGCTGGCCGTTTCAACCGGCGCGGGAGGCCGTCGCCCGGATGGCCCGGACGAAACCGGGGCTGTCCAAAGCGAAGCGGGCCCTGGTGGCGAAATTCATCGGCAACGTGAAAGGGGGTGTAGCGTGAACCGATACGGCATCCCCCGACTGCGGCGGCAATATGTCTTCCTCATGGGGCTACTTTCCGGCATGGCGTTCACGGCGGCGGCATTCTGTTTGACTGCGGCGACCGTCAAGCCGGAGCCCACGCCCGGCTGGAATCGTTCCGCCATCGTTTCTGCGGGGCGTTCCGGCGGGCGCTGGTACATCCGCAACACCGGGGGCCGGGACTACCACCTGACCCCGGAGGCGGCCCGCATATTTGAGCGCGGGGGGCTTGGGCTTATGGATTCATCCGCCCGGCTGGCCGCTCCGGCATTCGTTCCGTCCGGGGAGACCGTGGCGCTTTCTATCGACCCGGAGCCCGAGGCCGACCTGGTTGTCTTCGACACCGCCCGGCACATTCGGATTGAACTAGGGCGAGGGGGTGGGCGATGATCGACCACGCCGACAATTCCAGACTCATCATCGACCAGCTGACGCCCCGTGAACTGCGCCGGGCGTGTGAGGCGATTACGCGGTTAATTCACCTGGCCGGGAAGCGGCAGGATTGTGACCTGATGGCCATGGCAACGGAGAAACTCCGGCTGTTACAGCGGAGCATGAAGGCGGAATGATGGGATGAGGGGGGCCCCTTCGCGGGGGCTCCCGGGAGGCTGGTATGGCACGAAAAGGGGAAGGCATCTACAAGCGCGGCAATGTCTGGTGGCTCGACTGCCGGATCAATGGCACCCGGCACCAGCTACCATTAGGGAAAGGCATCAATCGCAAGGTGGCGCTGGAACTGGCGGCAATCAAGCGGACCGCGATCCTGCGCGGGGAAGCCGGGATTGCCAAGAAACGTAAGGATATGTCCTTCCAGAAGGCCGCAGGGGAGTTTCTGGCGTGGGCGCGGGCCAACAAGCGCCCGAAGACCACGGCGGGATATGAGAGCATCCTGCGCCGGTTGGGGGAGTTTTTCGGGGATAAGATGCTTTCCGAGATCCACCCCTTTCTGGTGGAGAAGTACAAGCAAAAGAGGCTGGCCGATGGGGCCAAGGTAGGGGTAAACCGGGAGCTTTCCCGGCTCCGGACCCTGTTCAATCTCTGCATCAAGTGGGGCAAATTTGAGGGGGTGAATCCCGCCAGCCGATACCAGCGGGCACCCGAAAGCCGGGGGCGGCTCCGGTTCCTGACCGAGGAAGAGGAAGCACGGCTGCTACAGGCGGCAGAGGAACCCCTCCGGAGCGTCATCATCCTGGCAATCCATACGGGCCTTCGGGCGCAGTCCGAGGCGCTCACCATGACGTGGGATTGCGTAGACTTCGCGCAGAAGAACGTCACCGTAATGGACCACTTCGCCAAGAACGGGGAGACCCGGACCGTACCCCTTAATTCGACCGTCCTAGCGGCCCTGAAAGCCCTGAAGGGCAGGGGTCCCGGACCCGAGGTATTCATGGTCCACAAGGGCAGTAAACGCCGGGGGGATAAGAACTGGGAGCCCTACAAAAGCTTTAGAACGGCCTTTCAAAGCGCCTGTCAACGTGCTAACCTTTCGGGCGTTACGCCGCACGTCCTCCGGCATACGTTTGCAAGCCGGTTGGTTATGCGGGGGGCCGATCTCCGGACGGTCCAGGAACTGGGAGGGTGGAAGAGCTTGAATATGGTTCAACGATACGCGCACCTCAGCCAGGAGCACAAGCGCAACGCTGTAGAACTGCTCGTCGAGAATTCCACTACGATTTTCACTAATGCAGGGGAATCGACCGGCACCCCGGAAACCCGTAACGTCAAGTCTGTGAATAGTTTGGGCCGTTAGCTCAGTCGGCAGAGCATCTGCCTTTTAAGCAGAGGGTCGCTGGTTCGAATCCAGCACGGCTCACCACCATCCCCCCCGGCCTTTCACGCGTTACTCCGAAAGATTCTTCGGCGACTTCCGGTTGAGGACGTCGGCCAGGGTCCTTGCCGACGGGGGCATGGGCACCGCTCCCTTCAGGATGATCTCCTCGGCGTCGAGCTCCTTGCGGTAGAGGTTCTCGTTCGCGCCCCCGTCGGAGCGCAGCGTCGAGCCTTCCAGGGAGACGCCGGCGAACAGCCCGCGGGAGCGGGAGTAGCTGAGGATTTCGGCCTTCAGGACCACATCGGTGGCGGCGGTCGCGGTGCGCCCCTTGGGGCCGGCGGCGGCCGCGGCATCGGCGCCCAGCTTGACCTTGCTGTTGAGCACCGATCTGGCCCCCTTGCTGTTCATGATCAGGAGCACGAAATCCGTGGCCTGCCCGCCGAGCTGGAAGCCGACATTCGCCCCCTCGAGGGCGTACAGGGCCGGGACCCCCCAGGGACCGGTGTAATCGGCCCCGCCGCGGCAGATCATGGCCCCCCTGCCGTAGCTGGCGCCGATTCCGATGGCGAATTTCTTTACCGATGGAAAGACCACGACGCATTCCGCCTTGTCGAGCAGTTCGGCCGGGATGGCGTCGGGCACGTCCAGGATTTCCTTCATAACCATGCCGCATTGTTCCAGTCGCTCCTGTTCCTTTTCCTGCGCCAGCGAGAGGGGAGCGAGAATCAGGAGAATGGCTGCTGCTGCTATCCACGATCGGGTCATGGCGATACCTCCGGTTGTTTTGTTTTCATCGATCCTTCGATCATTATACCCGCCCGGTCCGCAAATGCCAAAAGGGGGGCGGGGCCGCGCGGCGGCCGCAGACGTGCGGGGGGTGAAAAATGCGGGGGCGAAGGATTTTGCCGGTGGCAAGCCTTGAAATGCCGTGGAAAACATGCGAGAATGTGACGCTTTTTGGACGCGTCCCTATCGTCTAGACGGCCTAGGACACCGCGCTTTCAATGCGGCAACACGGGTTCGAATCCCGTTGGGGACGCCAGACTCCAGCACGCCCCTCCCACCCGGGATCCTGACCCGCGTGCGCCCCCTCCGGGCCCGCCGCCGCCCATTTCATGCCTTGAGTCGCGCTTTGCAATGGGTTTATAATCGCGAGCGAGCACGATGAGCCGCTGTTGTCGCTAGGCACCGCAGGCTCTGTACCACGGGAGGCTCCATCAAAGGAAACATCATTAGGAGATACTACTCATGAGACTTGACGGTAAAGTGGCACTGATCACGGGAGGCGGCAGGGGCATCGGCGCCGCGATCGCAAAACGGTTCGTGGACGACGGGGCCAAGATCGTCATCAGCGACGTGCGGGCCGAACTCCTCGACGAGGTGGTCCAGAACCTGAAGCCCGGCATGGCCAAGGCCTGCGCCGGCGACGTCACCAAATGGGAAGACGTGCAGAAGATGGTGGACGCCACGGTGGACTTCGGCGGCAAGATCGACATCCTGGTCAACAACGCGGGGATCGATCCCGGCGGGAGCATCGTGGACATCGACATCGACCTCTGGAAGAAGATCCTGGACGTCAACCTGAACGGCCCCTTCTACTGCATGCGGGCGGCCATCCCCCACATGATCCAGCAGGGGGGCGGATCGATCGTCAGCATCGCCTCGCTGGCGGGCGTGCGCTGCCTCCCCTCGATGCCGGCCTATTGCGCCTCCAAGGGGGGCCTGATGCAGCTGGCGCGGCAGGCGGCCCTCGAATACGGGCCGAAGGGGATCCGGAGCAACCTGGTAGCCCCCGGCGCCACCAGGACGGAGATGCTGGTGAACGCGATGGCGGGGTTGTCGAAAGCCATCAAGAAGGACGCCTTCGAAGTGCTGACCGAGAGCGTGCCCCTGCGCCGCGGCGCGATGCCGGAGGAGATCACCGGCGCGGTTTCCTTCCTCGCCAGCGACGACGCCTCCTTCATCAACGGCGCGTTCCTGCTCGTGGACGGCGGAGCCGCGATCGTGGACGTCTCGGGTGCTTCCGTGGCCAAGGCCGGAGCGGGTTGGGGAGTGTAGAGTTCCGGGATCGCGGGCTTGCGGATCCCGGGGAGTGAAGAGCAGGGCGGCGGGAACGCGTTCCCGCCGCCTTGCGTGTTTCAGGAGGTCAGTTGCTCGGCACCATGGGGTAACCGAGTTCCACCCAGCGCAGCGAACCGCCGCTCAGCACCTTGATCTTTTCCCGCTCGTAGCCGAGGATGTACAGCTCGTCGGCGATGGTGGCGCTGCTGGCGTCATCGGTGCAGTCGCAGTAGGTGACGATCAGCTTGTCCATCGGCAGGGCCAGAAGCATCATCTGCCGCTCCATGGGATCGGCGGTGGAATCGTAATGGATGTTGACGGCCCCCTTGATGTGGCCGGCGGTGTAACTGCCGGCGTCCCGCACGTCCACCACGACGAAGTCCCCCCCCTCGTCGACCATTTGTTTGAGGTCTTCCACCGAGATCCGGGGGATTTCCGGGAGCACCACATTTTCCTCCCCCGCCCGGACCCCGGTCGCGGGGAGGAGAAACACCGTCAGCATCAGGACAACCAAAGCTTTGATCTTCATTTTCCCTCTCTTTGCGGTCGCTGCAAACCCTTGCAGAATTCGTTTGTATCCTCCACGGCTATAAGTTTAACCGGCCGGGCGCGCGTGTCAATCAATGCTTGAGTCTCCCTGCGGAATGTCCTATAAGTAAAACGCTGCACCAACAGTGCTCCGGTCTTGATAACCGCCAGATACCGGGTTCGGGCGGCAGCCGGCAAAAACGTCTATTGGGAGGTTTGAGATGAAGATCAAAGCAGCCGTAGTGCGCGAAAAGGGTGGACCGTTTCTCCTCGAGGAGATCGAACTGGACGAGCCGAGGGATGACGAGATCCTGGTGCGCATCGTCAGTTCCGGCCTTTGCCATACGGACCTGGTGGCGCGCATGCAGTACCTGCCCATACCCCTTCCCGGCGTGTTCGGGCATGAGGGCGCCGGAATTGTCGAGAAGGTCGGAGCCCAGGTGACCAAGGTGAAACCGGGCGACCACGTGGCCACCAGCTACATGTCCTGCGGTGTCTGCCCCGCGTGTACGATGGCCCGGCCGGGCTGGTGCACCGAGTTCAGACGGTTGAATTTCGGCGGGCGCCGCAGCGACGGGACCGCGACCATGAAAAAGGGGGGGGAGACCGTCTACGGCTCCTTCTTCGGCCAGTCCACCTTCGCCACCCACGCCCTGGTGACCGAGCGCAACACGGTCAAGGTGCGGCCGGACGTGCCGCTGGAGATCCTCAGCCCGATGGGCTGCGGCATCCAGACCGGAGCGGGCGGCGTTTTCAATTCGCTGAAACCCGAACCGGGATCGAACATCGTCGTCTTCGGGATCGGCCCCGTGGGCCTCAGCGCCATCATGGCGGCCGTGATCTCGGGCTGCACGAGCATCATCGCGGTCGATATCCAGGAGGGGCGGCTCCAGCTCGCCAAGGAATTCGGCGCTACCGACGTCATCAATTCGTCGCAGGCGGACGCGGTGGAGGAAATCCGCAAGCTGACCGGCGGCGGGGCCCAGTACACCCTGGAATGCACCGGAATTCCCGCGGTGTTCCGGCAGTCGGTCGATTGCCTCCGGATGGGGGGCGTCTGCGGCCTGATCGGGGTGGCCCCCGTCGGGGTGGAGGCGAAGCTGGAGATGCAGACCATTCTCGACGGGCGCACCATCAAGGGCGTCGTGGAGGGGGACAGCGTGAGCGAGCTCTTCATTCCCCAGCTGATCGAATTCTACCGGCTCGGCCGGTTCCCCTTCGACCGCCTGCTGACCTTCTACCCGTTCGACAAGATCAACGAAGCGGTCGAGGACGCCGAAAAGGGAAAGGTGATGAAGGCGGTGCTGAAACCGTAATCGTCCCCGCCCGTGTCAGAATAGGTTTTTCTGTACCGCTTCGCCCCCGAGCGCCGCGCGCACGGGGGCGAAGCTTTTTCTGTGGATCGGCAGCGGGCCGAGCCGCTCGAGCGCCTCGAGGTGCTCGGGGGTCGGGTACCCCTTGTGGGAGGCGAACCCGTACCCCGGGTACAGCCGGTCCATTTCCTCCATCTCCCCGTCGCGCAGGGTCTTGGCGATCACGCTGGCCGCCGCGATGCTGAGCGAGAGGGAGTCGCCGTGGACGAGCCCGCGCTGGGGGCACCCGGCGGCGGGGATCGTGCGTGCGTCCACCAGGGCGAAATCGGGCGGGCAGGCCAGGCCGGAAAGCGCCCGCTGCATGGCCAGGAGCCCCGCGCGATAGATGTTGAGCGCGTCGATCTCCTCCGGTTCCGCCCGGCCCGAGTTCCAGCAGACGGCGTCGGCCCGGATCCTCGAGGCGAGCGCGCCGCGTTTTTGCGCGCTCGGGATTTTCTTGGAGTCGTCGAGCCCCTCCAGCAGGTACCCTTCGGGAAGGATGACGGCCGCGGCCACCACCGGCCCAGCCAGCGGCGCCATCCCCGCTTCGTCCACCCCGGCGATGAGGCGGTAGCCCTCCAGGCGGAGTTCGCACTCGAAGCGCCGCATCGCGGCGAGCCGCTGGAGCTCCCTGGCTCGCGCGAGGGCGCGGGCGCGGGCTCTCGCGGCCAGGCGCCGCACCCCGGCCCGGGGGTCGGTCTCGAGCGCCGGCAGCACCCGATCAAGCCCGGGGGGGTCGAGTCCCTCGATCAGCGATCCGATTTCGGCGAGCGTCAGCCCCGCCAGTTCTTCGCGTCGTTTCACGCTTCCTCATCCGTCAGGCGGCGGCCTTTCTCCGGGCGACCACCAGCGGGGCGGATTCGCGGTAAAACAGGCCGACCAAAAAGCAGACGCCGATACAGGCCGCACAGATGTACATGACCGCCGTGAGCCCGTATTTGTCGGCCACGATGCCGCACAGGATCGCGCCCAGCGTGGCTCCGAGCAACTCGCCCGTCAGCTGGTTGGAGCCGATGATGGTCGAAACGAAGCGCGGGTCGCCCGATTCGGCCGGAATGGTGGACTGCATCAGGGCGTTGACTCCCGTGCCGCCCCAGCCGATGAATGCGATGAACATGAGGAGCGGGACGCTGGCGGGAGCGTAGACCATGCCGAGGGGGGCGATCACGCCCAAAAGCGAGGCGATCGCGACCAACGGCTTGCGGCCGTACCTGTCGGACAGGCGCGGAATCAGCACTCCCCAGAGAATGGCCCCGACCCCGAAGCTGGACATCACCCAGCTCATCTGGGTGTCGGTGAGCCCTTTGACTTTCGTCAGGTAGCCGGGCCCGTAGGTGAGAACGCAGAAGTACCAGCAGAGCAGAAAGAGCGTCCCGATGATCGACAGAATCACATTTCTGTTCCTGAAGATTTCGAGATAGTTGATCTTCTCTTTGGGTTTTTCCGCTCCGGTTTCATGGACGTTAATGGACGTGACCGGATTCACCAGGAATTTCCAGATCAGGAGGGAAATGACGATCCCCGGGATGATCGTGACGACGAAGGCGGCCCTCCAACCGATCGATTCGGCCAGGGCGACCTGGATGAGGGGGCCGAGCATCGACGAGATCAAACCGACCGCCGAAACCTGCATCAATCCCATGTTCATTCCCCTCCGGTGGGGGGACGACTGGGGAATGATGAAACTCTGGGAAACGGGCATGACCGGCCCCTCGAACGCCCCCATCAGCAGGCGCACCGCAAGGAGCATCGCGAATCCCGTCACCAGGCCCGTGAGCATGGAACAGACCGAAAAGCAGAAGACCAGGATCGCCAGCAGTTTTTTGCGCGACACCCGGGTGTCGGCGATGTAGCTGCCGAACAGGCCGATGATGGACCAGGAAAACGAGAACACCGAAGTCGCCAGCCCGAGCTGGGTGTAGGTGATGTTCAGGTCCTCCATGATGAAGGTCTGCAGATTGGCGATGGCCAGGCGGTCGAACATGACAAAGCCGAATGCCAGGGAGAGAATGATCACCATCCGATTTTCATAGCCCTTTTTCAGCACCTGCTGCTCCACGGAAGCACCTCGCTTTCATCGGCAAAAAATCTTTATGGCCGTCGGACCGACAAGGTTTCGGCACGGATTCGACGAGATACTACTATAGATCGTCGGCATGGATGCAACAATTTACGGGGATGGGCGCCCTTACGGGAATCCTCGTCGGCGTGGTATCCTTTTTTCATATCGAGAGGGCGCACCGGTGCGCGGCCCGGATGAAACCTAAGGGGGCGCCCGGGCATCTAAGGGTATCGGGCATCATTACAGGATGGAGGATCGTATGAAACTGACGACAGGGATCTTCCTGGCGCTCGCGCTGGGGGCGACGGGATGCAGCAGAAACAGGAACGAAAGCGCCGGGGAGACGCTCCCGGCGCCCGAGCCGCCGGCGGTGAGCGAACCCGCCGTCGCCCCGGCCCCGGCCCCGGCGCCCCGGCCCGAGCCGGCGCCCGTGGCCGAGCCCGCCCCGAGGGCGCCGAAGCCCGCCAGGGCGGCGCCCTCGGCGCGCAGGGCGGAGGCAGAGGTTCCGGCGCCCGCCCCGCCCGAACCCGCGGCGCCTCCGGTCGAGCCCCTGCCGGCGCGGCAGGCCACGGTACAGGAAGCCCCCCCGGCCCCCAAACCGCCGGAGCCGAGGTACGCCGTGATCCCGGCGGGAACCCTCCTGCAGGCGCGGTTGCAGGACCCGCTCGATTCGGCCGTCAACCTGACCGGCGACGGCTTCCGCGCCATTCTCGACCAGGACCTCGTCATCGACGGAGAGATCGCCATCCCCCGGGGGAGCGCGCTGGACGGGAAGGTGTCGCACGTCCAGAGGGCGGGCCGGGTACAGGGGCGCGCCACCCTTTCCCTGCAGCTGGTGAGGGTGTCGGCGCGTGATTCCAGCTACGCCCTGCAGACGGCGCTCCGGACCTTCGAAGCCCAGGCCAGCACCAAGAAGGACGCGGCCAAGGTGGGGATCGGGGCGGGGCTCGGCGCCGTTATCGGCGCCATCGCCGGAGGCGGGAAGGGAGCGGCGATCGGGGCCGCCGCCGGCGCCGGGGCGGGGGGCGCCACCGTGATGGCCACCCGCGGCGACGAAGTCAAGCTCGAAGCGGAACAGGCGCTGGATTTCGAGCTCACGGAGGAGCTGCGCGTCGCCTTGCCCCGTTAGGCGCGCCGGGCGGCGGCGCGGGCCGCCGCCCGGGGAGGATCATCCCGATTGCAGCACCCTGCGGTAATGCGCCTCGTACATCGGGAGGATGCGGGAGGCGCAGAAGCGCTCGAGCGCCTTGAGGCGCCCGCTCCGCCCCATGCGGGAGGCGAGGGTGTCGTCGGCCAGGACGCGGAGGGCGCGCTCGGCCATGGCGGGGATATCCCCGGCATCCACAAGGAACCCGTCTTCGCCGTCCGTAACCACCTCCGGGAGGCCGCCCACGCGGCTGGCCACCACCGGGACGCCGCACGCCATCGCCTCGAGCGCCACCAGCCCGAACGACTCCGTCTGACTGGGAAGGAGCAGGAGATCGGACGCTCCGATCCACTGCTCGATGCTGTCCTGCTTGCCCAGGAAATGCACCTTTCGCTGCAATCCCGCCTCGCGCGCGGCCCATTCCGCCCGCCCCCGTTCGGGGCCGTCTCCCACCATCAGGAGGGTGGCGGGAATCTCCTTCTCGACGCGCGCGAAAATCTCCACGACCCCCACCGGCCGCTTGACGGGGCGGAAATTGGAGACATGGATCAGGATCTTCTCCCCGCCGGGGCCGAAGTGGCTCTTCAGCGCCGTCCTGTCGCCGGGCGCGTATATCCCGCAGTCGATGAAATTGGGGATGACTTCGATCTCGTGCGAGGTCCCGATGCTGCGCCGGGTGGCCTCGGCCAGGTAGGCGCTGACGGCCGTCACGCCGTCCGACCGGTCGATCGAAAAGCGCGTGATCGGCAGGTAGGAACGGTCCGCGCCGACCAGGGTGATGTCGGTCCCGTGCAGGGTGGTCACGACCCGGAGCCTGCGCGGCAGGAGCATCGCCTTGGCCAGGTAGGCGCTGACGGAGTGGGGGATGGCGTAATGGCAGTGCAGCAGGTCCAGCTGGTGGTCGGCGGCGACCTCGGCCATCTTGGCGGCCAGCGCCAGGGTGTAGGGGGCATGATCGAAAAGGGGGTAGGTGGTGACCTCCACCTCGTGGAACTGGATGTTCGCGCGCGCCGCGTTGAGGCGCTGGGGGAGGGCGTAGCTGATGAAATGGATGTCATGCCCCCGGTCGGCGAGCTCCTTTCCGAGTTCGGTCGCCACGATACCGCTCCCGCCGTAGGTCGGGTAACAGGTGATGCCGATTTTCACTGGATCCGTCCTCCGCGCCGGACATCTCACCGGCGCCAGAGGAGGTTATAGCACAAAGCGGCGCCGGCCGACAGCGCGGGCGCGCCGCAGCCGGTTTGAAATCGGGCCGCCAGCTGCTATAATCAAATTTTTCCCGAAGCCCGTGGAACGAACCCTTATGTCCCTATTCGACCTGTTTCGGCGCGGCGCCCGGTCCGAGGACCCCTCCTCGCCGGAAACGGCCACGGTCCGGAAGATCATCCAGGCCCTCGATCAGCTGGAACCCGCGCGCGCCAAGTTTCTCGCCGCCTTCGCCTACCTGCTCAGCCGCGCGGCCAGGGCGGACCTGGAGATCAGCCCCGAGGAAACCGGCGTGATGGAGAGGATCGTGAGCCGGCAGGGGGGGCTTCCGGACGAACAGGCGGCGTTTGTCATCCAGCTGGCCAAGACGCAGAACATCCTGTTCGGCGCGACCGAAAATTATCTCGTAACGCGCGAGTTCAACGCGATCGCCACCCACGAGGAAAAGATGCACCTCCTCGACTGCATCTATGCCGTGGCCGCCGCCGACGGTTCGGTGTCCACCGTCGAGGACAACGAGATCAGCCAGATCGCCGATGAACTCCGGATCGAGCACCCGGATTTCATTTCGGTGAGGACACGCTACCGCGGGCAGCTGGCGGTGCTGCAGGACGGCGGGCAGAACGATTGACAAGGTTTTCGCCTCGGGGCATACTGCCGCTGAGGCCCGATCCGCGGGATGTTCCGGCGGGAAACGATCAACACAGGCGACGGCCGCGGGCGAGGGAGGAATCCCCCGGGACGCGCCCTTACGAAGCACCCGATTATGACTGAGTCCAGAACACATCGTCGCGTCTGCGGGGGCAGCAGGAAAAGGGCCGTCCCTCTGTCCAAGCTCCGGGCCTCGGATGTCCTGAGGGTGGTTTTGGACAACCCGCGCCGGCTGGAGGAACTCGCCGGCATGCTCGAGGACCGGGACCGCTGCGTCCGGGACCGCGCCGCGGCGACCCTGGGCCAGGTGGCCGACCGGCATCCGGGCCGGCTGCTCCGCATCCTCGTCCGCCTCACGCACTCGCTCGCCGACGACTCGGCTTACGTGCGCTGGCACCTGGTCTACATCCTGGGGAGCCTGGGGTGCCGGTGCGACGACGGCGCGCGCGACCTCGTCGGGAGCCTGGCCGAG encodes the following:
- a CDS encoding site-specific integrase, with product MARKGEGIYKRGNVWWLDCRINGTRHQLPLGKGINRKVALELAAIKRTAILRGEAGIAKKRKDMSFQKAAGEFLAWARANKRPKTTAGYESILRRLGEFFGDKMLSEIHPFLVEKYKQKRLADGAKVGVNRELSRLRTLFNLCIKWGKFEGVNPASRYQRAPESRGRLRFLTEEEEARLLQAAEEPLRSVIILAIHTGLRAQSEALTMTWDCVDFAQKNVTVMDHFAKNGETRTVPLNSTVLAALKALKGRGPGPEVFMVHKGSKRRGDKNWEPYKSFRTAFQSACQRANLSGVTPHVLRHTFASRLVMRGADLRTVQELGGWKSLNMVQRYAHLSQEHKRNAVELLVENSTTIFTNAGESTGTPETRNVKSVNSLGR
- a CDS encoding lipid-binding SYLF domain-containing protein; its protein translation is MTRSWIAAAAILLILAPLSLAQEKEQERLEQCGMVMKEILDVPDAIPAELLDKAECVVVFPSVKKFAIGIGASYGRGAMICRGGADYTGPWGVPALYALEGANVGFQLGGQATDFVLLIMNSKGARSVLNSKVKLGADAAAAAGPKGRTATAATDVVLKAEILSYSRSRGLFAGVSLEGSTLRSDGGANENLYRKELDAEEIILKGAVPMPPSARTLADVLNRKSPKNLSE
- a CDS encoding SDR family oxidoreductase, giving the protein MRLDGKVALITGGGRGIGAAIAKRFVDDGAKIVISDVRAELLDEVVQNLKPGMAKACAGDVTKWEDVQKMVDATVDFGGKIDILVNNAGIDPGGSIVDIDIDLWKKILDVNLNGPFYCMRAAIPHMIQQGGGSIVSIASLAGVRCLPSMPAYCASKGGLMQLARQAALEYGPKGIRSNLVAPGATRTEMLVNAMAGLSKAIKKDAFEVLTESVPLRRGAMPEEITGAVSFLASDDASFINGAFLLVDGGAAIVDVSGASVAKAGAGWGV
- a CDS encoding rhodanese-like domain-containing protein — encoded protein: MKIKALVVLMLTVFLLPATGVRAGEENVVLPEIPRISVEDLKQMVDEGGDFVVVDVRDAGSYTAGHIKGAVNIHYDSTADPMERQMMLLALPMDKLIVTYCDCTDDASSATIADELYILGYEREKIKVLSGGSLRWVELGYPMVPSN
- a CDS encoding NAD(P)-dependent alcohol dehydrogenase, giving the protein MKIKAAVVREKGGPFLLEEIELDEPRDDEILVRIVSSGLCHTDLVARMQYLPIPLPGVFGHEGAGIVEKVGAQVTKVKPGDHVATSYMSCGVCPACTMARPGWCTEFRRLNFGGRRSDGTATMKKGGETVYGSFFGQSTFATHALVTERNTVKVRPDVPLEILSPMGCGIQTGAGGVFNSLKPEPGSNIVVFGIGPVGLSAIMAAVISGCTSIIAVDIQEGRLQLAKEFGATDVINSSQADAVEEIRKLTGGGAQYTLECTGIPAVFRQSVDCLRMGGVCGLIGVAPVGVEAKLEMQTILDGRTIKGVVEGDSVSELFIPQLIEFYRLGRFPFDRLLTFYPFDKINEAVEDAEKGKVMKAVLKP
- a CDS encoding ribonuclease HII, which translates into the protein MKRREELAGLTLAEIGSLIEGLDPPGLDRVLPALETDPRAGVRRLAARARARALARARELQRLAAMRRFECELRLEGYRLIAGVDEAGMAPLAGPVVAAAVILPEGYLLEGLDDSKKIPSAQKRGALASRIRADAVCWNSGRAEPEEIDALNIYRAGLLAMQRALSGLACPPDFALVDARTIPAAGCPQRGLVHGDSLSLSIAAASVIAKTLRDGEMEEMDRLYPGYGFASHKGYPTPEHLEALERLGPLPIHRKSFAPVRAALGGEAVQKNLF
- a CDS encoding MFS transporter, which produces MEQQVLKKGYENRMVIILSLAFGFVMFDRLAIANLQTFIMEDLNITYTQLGLATSVFSFSWSIIGLFGSYIADTRVSRKKLLAILVFCFSVCSMLTGLVTGFAMLLAVRLLMGAFEGPVMPVSQSFIIPQSSPHRRGMNMGLMQVSAVGLISSMLGPLIQVALAESIGWRAAFVVTIIPGIVISLLIWKFLVNPVTSINVHETGAEKPKEKINYLEIFRNRNVILSIIGTLFLLCWYFCVLTYGPGYLTKVKGLTDTQMSWVMSSFGVGAILWGVLIPRLSDRYGRKPLVAIASLLGVIAPLGMVYAPASVPLLMFIAFIGWGGTGVNALMQSTIPAESGDPRFVSTIIGSNQLTGELLGATLGAILCGIVADKYGLTAVMYICAACIGVCFLVGLFYRESAPLVVARRKAAA
- the bshA gene encoding N-acetyl-alpha-D-glucosaminyl L-malate synthase BshA codes for the protein MKIGITCYPTYGGSGIVATELGKELADRGHDIHFISYALPQRLNAARANIQFHEVEVTTYPLFDHAPYTLALAAKMAEVAADHQLDLLHCHYAIPHSVSAYLAKAMLLPRRLRVVTTLHGTDITLVGADRSYLPITRFSIDRSDGVTAVSAYLAEATRRSIGTSHEIEVIPNFIDCGIYAPGDRTALKSHFGPGGEKILIHVSNFRPVKRPVGVVEIFARVEKEIPATLLMVGDGPERGRAEWAAREAGLQRKVHFLGKQDSIEQWIGASDLLLLPSQTESFGLVALEAMACGVPVVASRVGGLPEVVTDGEDGFLVDAGDIPAMAERALRVLADDTLASRMGRSGRLKALERFCASRILPMYEAHYRRVLQSG
- a CDS encoding TerB family tellurite resistance protein — its product is MSLFDLFRRGARSEDPSSPETATVRKIIQALDQLEPARAKFLAAFAYLLSRAARADLEISPEETGVMERIVSRQGGLPDEQAAFVIQLAKTQNILFGATENYLVTREFNAIATHEEKMHLLDCIYAVAAADGSVSTVEDNEISQIADELRIEHPDFISVRTRYRGQLAVLQDGGQND